A part of Pararhizobium sp. A13 genomic DNA contains:
- a CDS encoding saccharopine dehydrogenase NADP-binding domain-containing protein, whose translation MKISILGGAGLMGAGIVRDLVSDRAIIDIASIRICDTSRERMESLFTDLGDPRLELFDLNVTDPARLAEAIKGADLCLNCVPTLLGFQMTIFEAALSAKVAYMDLGGLGTFTVKQIAEHERFKAAGVTAVVGVGADPGMSNVICRAVADELDTIEKINLYWAAELMGDENPVLMPPYSVSTVLAEYAHPSTQFLDGKHVECAPMTGRQVIDLPEPWGRCEFMYSPHSEQLTVPLADGIRDKGIREFTWKLHLPHREHEAWVGLVKAGFGDFNDPVEVSGVLVKPLDVLNAVIQRNIARNPHRIPQQESSEIHFAIGRGMKDGKSVEVRCDVIVTPDPMYAPYVDAGTSMSASIAAQLVLNNPKRPGVWAPEEYFAAADFFPELEKRKFKVSRSVRAL comes from the coding sequence ATGAAAATCTCCATTCTCGGCGGCGCCGGCTTGATGGGCGCCGGTATCGTCCGCGATCTCGTTTCCGACCGCGCCATCATCGACATCGCCTCGATCCGCATCTGCGATACCTCGCGCGAGCGCATGGAAAGCCTGTTCACCGATCTCGGCGATCCGCGACTGGAACTGTTCGACCTGAACGTTACCGACCCCGCCCGTCTTGCCGAGGCCATCAAAGGCGCCGATCTCTGCCTAAACTGCGTGCCGACCCTGCTCGGTTTCCAGATGACGATCTTCGAGGCGGCCTTGTCAGCCAAAGTCGCCTATATGGATCTCGGCGGTCTCGGTACTTTTACGGTAAAGCAGATCGCCGAGCATGAGCGCTTCAAGGCGGCCGGCGTCACCGCCGTCGTCGGCGTCGGGGCCGATCCCGGCATGTCGAACGTGATTTGCCGCGCCGTCGCCGACGAACTCGACACGATCGAGAAGATCAACCTCTATTGGGCGGCGGAACTCATGGGCGACGAAAACCCGGTCCTGATGCCGCCCTACAGCGTCTCGACGGTTCTTGCCGAATATGCCCACCCGAGCACCCAGTTCCTCGACGGCAAACATGTCGAATGCGCGCCGATGACGGGCAGGCAGGTGATCGACCTGCCGGAACCCTGGGGGCGCTGCGAATTCATGTATTCGCCGCATTCCGAACAGCTGACCGTGCCGCTCGCCGATGGCATCCGCGACAAGGGCATTCGCGAATTCACCTGGAAACTGCACCTGCCGCATCGCGAACACGAGGCCTGGGTCGGTCTGGTCAAGGCCGGATTCGGTGATTTCAACGATCCGGTCGAAGTGAGCGGTGTTTTGGTGAAGCCGCTCGATGTGCTCAATGCCGTCATCCAGCGTAATATCGCTCGCAATCCGCACCGCATTCCGCAGCAGGAAAGCTCAGAGATCCACTTTGCCATTGGCCGCGGCATGAAGGACGGCAAGTCGGTTGAGGTGCGCTGCGACGTGATCGTCACGCCCGATCCGATGTATGCGCCCTATGTCGATGCCGGAACCTCGATGAGCGCCTCGATCGCGGCCCAGCTGGTCTTGAACAACCCGAAACGCCCCGGCGTCTGGGCGCCGGAAGAGTATTTTGCCGCAGCCGATTTCTTCCCCGAACTGGAGAAGCGCAAGTTCAAGGTCAGCCGCAGCGTGAGGGCACTTTAG